ACTACCTCGAGATCGCCAAGCAACGGCTGGACGAGGAAGACAGCCAGTCCACGAAGTACGCGCTCCGGACCGCCCACCAGACGTTCCTGAAACTGTTCGCGCCGCTGATGCCCCACATCACGGAGGAACTCTGGCACGACATGCACGGCGAGGAGAGCGTCCACCTGCAGGAGTGGCCCGAACCGCAGGGCTACGAGGCGAACCTCACCGCCGGCGAGAACGCGATGGCCGTCATCGGCGCGCTCCGGCGCTACAAGTCCGAGCACCAGCTGCCCCTCAACGCCGAGCTCGACCACGTCAAGGTCTACGGCGACATCGGCGGCTTCGCGGACGCCATCCGCGGCGTCATGCACGTCGGCGAGCTCGAACTGCTCGCGGAGGCGCCCGAGATCACGACCGAGATCGCCGACATCAGCCTGGAGTACTCGACGCTCGGCCCGAAGTACGGCGGCAAGGTCGGCGAGTTCGACCAGGCCATCGCGGCCGGCGAGTACGAACTCGACGGTGACGTGATGCGCGTCGCCGGCGAGGAGCTGGCCGCCGACGAGTTCGAGGTCCGCGAGGAGCGCACCTACTCCGGCGAGGGCGAGATGCTCGAGACCGAGGACACGCTCGTCATCGTCGCGTAGGTCGGCCGTCCTCGTTCTCCCGCGTCCATCCTGACCGAAGGCGACTTTTTCACCGTCGCACGCGAAGTCGAGCCCATGCGACACTGGTTCGACGAGCGCGTTCGCTCTCTCCCCGACGCAGAGCGTGAACGGGTCGCGGCCGTCCTCGGCGTCGACGCCGTCGCGGACCTGTCGGCCATCGAGCTGCGGCGACGAGCAGCCGAGCTGGTCGACGATTCGGGCGACGCTGGGGAGCAGCCTCGTGGGTGCTGCGCGGTCCACGATACACCGCTTCACGAGGAGTCCCTCCCGGTCGCCGGCGATACGCTCTCGGTCCGGCGCTGCGAGACCGACCCGTGTCTCCTGAACGCGCTGGCCGACCTCGCCATCGACCGGGAGCGCTCCCTCGCCGGCCGCGAGCCCGAGTACCGGGAGACGCGCCGGGTCGTCGACGCCGAGCGACTCCAGTCGGAGCGACAGGTCAAGGAGGCAGGTATCGGCGACGACAGAGAGGAGTGATTACTCGCGGTCGAGCCGCAGTTCTAGCTTCTTCACCCGCGTCGACAGCGAGAGGAACGTCGCGAGCAGCGTCAGGACGACCGCGCCGGCGGCCGCGACCCGGTGCGGCCCGGGGGTGTGGACGACGCCGGAACTCGTGATCTCCTCGGCCGGAATCAGCGTGTGGTGTGGGGTGCCGACGATGGGCACGAAGTAGTCCACGATGTCGTTGAAGCCGTACCAGAGCAGGGCGACCGCGACCGCCCGCACCGGGAAGTCGGAGAGGCGGTGGAGGACGAACCCCTCCAGCACCATCGCGAGGTGGCTCCAGAACAGGAAGTTGTACATCGCCCAGTGGAGGTACGAGAAGTCGCCCTTGAACGCCAGCAGGACGAACGGCGTCCACGCGCCGAGTTTCAGGCAGCCGAAGAAGGCGAGGGCCGTCAGGTAGTCGTTCTGTCGCCCGAGCGCCCACGCGCCGAACGCCAGCGCGATGAACAGCGTGGCGACGGGGCTGTCGGGGACGACCGGCCACGCCGCGACGGGTTCGAGCGCGAACTGGCTCAGTTCCGCGACGAAGCCCGGCGCGGTGGGGTCGAGCCCGTAGTAGTAGAAGCCGAAGGCCGTCCCGAGGACGTTGATACCGACGACCAGCCAGACGAGCCGGAGTCCGAGGTCCTCGACCACCTTCGGGACCGGGGCGACGTACCAGGGGAGCGAGTCACGGTCGGGCAGTTCGTCGTCGAACCCACGCATCGTCAGGGACGATGGGCGGGGGTCGCATAGCGGTGACGGTTCCGGGTACCGGTCGTCGACCCGTCCCGTCGGCCGCTACTTCACCACGACCCGGGTGACGTGGCCACCGCAGCCGCACTGGTCGACGTACCCGGTGATGATGTCGTCCCCGAAGACGGCGTCGAGCTCCTCGAACAGGTAGCCCGAGGGGTGGCCGTGGTTCGCGTGGGTGACGAGGTTGACGAACGTCCCCGAGGCGGTGAACGTGACCGCCTCGACGGCCTGTGCCACGACGAGTTCGCGGTCCTCGGCGTGCTGGGGGGCCTCGAGGTTCGCGGACCAGGAGGTGTAGTGGATGTGGTCGGTGACCGGTGCCGCATCGGAATCAGGGGCGAGACTCATATCTCTATATCGTCATCTCGACAGGTATACCGGTGCGCTGATTCTCACCCCCCGACAATCACGTGCGACGGTACCAGTCGACGGGTGGCTGTGTGTGACACGGCGAAGCTATCGGCAAGTTGGACGGACGTACCGACCTGATTAAGTGGAGCCGGACCTAAGCCGCGGCCATGTCTGAGGAGACAGACCTCGAAGACCTCAAGCGTGGGACCGAGCTCGTCAAGCGCGGGTTCGCGCGAATGCAGAAGGGCGGCGTCATCATGGACGTGGTGAACGCCGAGCAGGCGAAGATCGCAGAGGAGTGCGGCGCGGTCGCCGTGATGGCCCTGGAGGCCGTCCCGGCGGACATCCGCAAGCGCGGCGGCGTGGCCCGCATGGCCGACCCCGCCGACGTCAAGGAGATCATCGACGCGGTCTCCATCCCCGTCATGGGTAAGTCCCGCATCGGCCACCGGAAGGAGGCCGAGATCCTCGAGGCCATCGGTGTCGACATGATCGACGAGTCCGAGGTCCTCACCCCGGCCGACGACGCCTACCACATCGACAAGCGCGAGTTCACCGCGCCGTTCGTCTGTGGCGCACGCAACCTCGGCGAGGCCCTGCGCCGCATCGACGAGGGTGCCGCCATGATCCGCACCAAGGGCGAGGCCGGTACCGGCGACGTGAACCAGGCCGTCCACCACCAGCGCACCATCAAGGGCGCCATCCGCCAGCTCGAGGGCATGAACTGGGAGGAGCGCGAGAAGTGGGCCCGCGAGCACGAGGCGCCCGCCGACCTCGTCCACGAGACCGCCGAGATGGGCCGTCTCCCGGTCGTCAACTTCGCGGCCGGCGGCATCGCGACGCCCGCCGACGCCGCGCTCATGATGCACCACGAGTGCGACGGCATCTTCGTCGGCTCCGGTATCTTCGGCGCCGAGGACCCCGAGGCAATGGGCACCGCCGTCGTCCAGGCCGTCAACAACTGGGACGACCCCGAGGAACTCGCCGAGATCTCCTCCAACATCGGCAAGGGCATGAAGGGCGACGCCAACGTCGACCTGCCCGAGGAGGAGAAGATGCAGGGCCGCGGCGTCTAGACAGGTCTCACCACCGTTCTCGTCTCGTTTCTCGAACCCACAGGCACCGCCGAGTGACGCGTCTGTCGGTACGAAGGTTCATATCGCAGGAGGCGGCCACCCCCGGCGTGCCCTGACGAACCACCACCGGGAGGAAAGCGGGTGCGCGGAACGACTCCCGGTGCCAGCGAGGTTCCGCCTGTTCGCCAGCACTGTCCCTGCTCGAAGCGCCGGTTAGCTCCCGAACCACTCGGTCGACGGTGGCAGGTAGCCCGCGAGGACCAGCGCCGCGAGCGCGAGGTAGCCCGAGAGCCCGCCCCAGAGCACCGAGAAGACGACCCTCGGCGCGAGCATCGCCCCGACCAGACTGACGAGGACGACCAGTGCGAGCGCCCCACTGCGGACGCCCCGTCGCGTCCACAGCCCGCGGACGGCCTCGGCCCGCGAGGAGAGGAGCACCTCGAGGACGACAGCGAGGAGCGCCGCAGCGAGGAACAGCGTCGTCGAGACGTCGACGCTCACGGCGAAGCCCGCGGCTACGGCGAGCGCGAGCGCCACGGCTGCGAGCGCGGCGTCGTCGGCGATGGCCGCGTCCTCTTCCATCACCTCATTCCAGGACGCCGGTTACGATAAAGCCGAGGCCGAGGAACCAGCCGCCGACGGCCACCCCGACGGCGGCCCAGTGGAAGACCAGTGCGAGGCCGCCGAGCGTCGCGGCCGGGGCGAGCGCCGCCGCCAGGAGCTGCCCGAGGCCGGCGGCGGTCGTCGTCAGAAGGATGCCACCGCTGGTGAACGCGACGATGCCGGCGAGGAGTGCGACGACCGCACCCCCGCGCTCGGCGACCCTGCCGAGTCGCTCGACCGGCCGGTGCTCGACCGTGGCCCGGAACGGCGGACGACGAGCTGCCATGTCACTTTCTAACGTGGTCGACCGTGATAAACCTCGGGTGCTACCTGAAGACGCGCGCACCGCCGCCGATCCGGGTCTGGTAGGCACGGGCGTCCACGCCGGCGTCGTCGAACGCGTCGAGCAGCGCACTCGCGACCTGCCGGCGGTCGCCCTCGGACCGGCAGATGGCCAGCACGCCGGGCCCCGCGCCGCTGACCGTGACGCCGGTCGCACCAGCCTCGAGTGCGGCCTCCTTTGCGGCTTCGTACCCCTCGATGAGCCCGGCTCGGGCGGGGGTGACGACCGTCTCGGCCAGGCCGCGCCCGACCAGGTCGGGGTCCTCGCGGTGCATCCCGGCCGTGAGGGTGGCGGCGCTCCCGACGGTCTCGACCAGTTCCTCCATCGTGACCTGTTCCGGGACGACGCGGCGGGCGTCCCGGGTCGAGACGACGAGGTCCGGCAGGCAGGCGACCAGCGGGAGCGACGCGTCGACCTGCGTCACGCCGTCGTCCCGCGCGATGGTGAAGCCGCCGAGGATGGAGGGGGCGACGTTGTCGGCGTGGGCCGCGCCCGACACCACCGCCTCGCCCTCGGCCGCGATGTGGACGAGCTCCTCGCGGGAGTAGCCACGGTCGTACAGCTCGTTGAGCGCGACGGCGGCGGCGGCGGCGCTGGCGGCGGACGACCCGAGGCCGGACGCGGGCCTGACGCCCTTGTCGATGAGGATGCGCGCCGGGGCGTCGAGTTCCTCGGCGACGACGCCGGCCGTGTTCTGGGCCGGGTCCTCGGGGATGTACTGGCTGCCGGCACCGGTCACCTCGATGGAGGTCCTGTCGGCCCGCTCCACGCGAACCACGTCGGCGGGTGCGTCGAGGGCCAGGCCGAACACGTCGAACCCGCTGCCGAGGTTCGCGCTCGTCGCCGGTGCGCGGACGGTAAGCATGCACCCGACTTGGCTCAGTCCGTCTAAAAAACTAGCGGACTGCACAAGATTGGGTGCGGCTCCGGGGGACCGGGGTCTCCTCGTCCAGACGTCGTCCCGACAGCCCCCGAAATCACCCCAGAACCGCCTGCCTGCACCGAGGGTCATTCGCGCTCGTGAGTCGGTACGTGTCCACAAATCCGACCCGGACGTGTTCGGATTCGCTACTATCTTCGGGGCTGAGGGGCATCCAAAAGAAACATTCGTACTCGTCTCCGAGGGCGGAGTAATGACTGTCGGCATCGTCGGCGGCGGCATCGCCGGACTCGCGGCGGCCTACCGGCTCCAGCAGGCGGGCTACGAGGCCCAGATATTCGAAGCGAGCGAGGACATCGGCGGACTCGCGGCCGTCTACGAGACGGCGGGCCAGCCCATCGAGAAGTTCTACCATCACCTCTCGAAGTCCGAGGAGACCATCGTCGAACTCGCCGAGGAGCTCGGCGTCGGCGACCGGCTGGAGTGGCCCTACAAGTCCGACGCCTACTACGTCGACGGCGTCGTCCACCCCATGGACAAGGCCTGGGAGATCGCGGCGTACCCCCACCTCTCGTTCTACGACAAGTTCCGCCTCGGCATGCTCACGATGGAGGTCGACCTGCGCGGCGGCATCCCCTCCTTCGACACCTACGACCGGCTGGAGGACTTCGAGCACGTCCCCATCAGGGACTTCGTCGTCGAGCACACCACCCGGAACGTCTACGAGAGCTTCTTCGAGCCGCTGCTCGACGCGAAGTTCGGCAGCCGCAAGGAGGACGTCTCGGCGGCGTGGCTGCTCGGACGCATCAAGTTCCGCGGCGAGCGCGACCTGCTCAAGGGCGAGCAACTGGGCTACTTCGACGGCTCCTTCGCCGTACTCATCGACGCGCTGGTCGAGGCGGTCGGCCGGGAGAACGTCACCACGGGCGCCCGCGTGAGCGAGGTCGACACGGCCGGCGGACAGGTGTCCTCGCTGACCGTCGAGACCGACGCCGGCACCGAGAGCCACGACGTGGACGCGGTCGTGGTGGCGGCGATGCCGAACGTCCTCGAGGACCTGACGGGGTACACCTGCGACATCGACTTCCAGGGCACGGTCTGTTCGGTCTGGAGCATGGACGAGTCCATCACGGACACGTACTGGCTCAACATCAAGGACGAGGCCCCCTTCGGCGTGCTCATCGAGCACACGAACTTCATCCCGGAGGAACGCTACGGCGGTGAGCACCTCTACTACACCGCGAGCTACATCCAGGACCCGAGCGAGGACCTCTGGCAGATGAGCGACGAAGAAGTCGAACAGCACTGGCAGGACGGCATCCAGGACCTGTTCCCGCACTTCGACCCCGAGATGGTGAACTGGGTCCAGACCGCCCGCAACCCGCGGACCGCCCCGGTGTACGAGCGCGGCTACCTCGACATGGTCGTCCCCTACGACCTCGCCGACGAGGTCGCCGAGGGCGTCTACTACGCCGGGATGGCCTCGCGCGCCCAGTACCCGGAGCGCAGCCTGAACGGCGGTATCGTCGCTGGCTACGCGTGTGCCGACCGCATCGCGGGCAACGCGGCGGCTATCAGGGAGCGGGAACGCGCGAGCGAGGAACAGGCGTCGCTCGCGGAGTAGGTTCCGTAGAAACCGAGAAACACGGCTTGGACCCGAACGGGAAACGTTGTCCCCGGACCACACGGCCATAGCTGGCTTTCGTCGGACTTTCACCGACTCGGTCGACCGAAGCCGACTTCGGCAGGGTTTTCGCCTGCATGCCGAGATATTCCCGAAGTCCCTTTACAGGTACTCCGATACTTGGCCTTCACCTTCGACCGCCATGGCGGCCGAACACTGGTCCGGTACGGTTCTCCTTCGGAGTCGTGACCTCGTTATCCTGTTACGGATTCTTTGGTGTTGACCCCTACTTCCGCCCGTCTCGTCCGACCCTTATGAGGCCGGTTCGATCTGGACGTGAAGCGTCCGGTGCGCCCCCGTGATTCCCGGTGGGCATCCTAACGTAGGGGTGGGGAGCAGATAAAGATTTTGTACGTTACCAAGGCACATGGTCCTGAGACCAAAACCGGTTGAGGAGAACCCGGTGCCTGCAGCTCACTCCTCGTCCTCGACCGCGTCCGCCATCCCGGGTGCATCCGCGATGTCCACGTCCTCGGGCTTCTCCTGGCCGCCGACGACCAGGTCGCCGTCTGCGGTCTCGACGTACACGTCGTCCGCGAAGCCACCCTCGGCGTAGGGGTGCTCCGGGTCGTCGAGTTTCTCGGGCGTCGAGGGGGCGTCGGCGATGCCGTCTTCGGGGTGGAAGTCGCCCAGCGGGTCGTCGATGGTGATGCCGTAGGCCTGGAAGAACGACTCGTAGCGGTCGTAGTGCTGGTCGAGTTCGTCGCTGGGGAACTCCATCATCTCGGTCCAGCCGTGGTTGAAGAAGTCGAAGTTCGCCTGGATGTGGGTGATCTCCCGGGCCTCGGCCTCGGGCATGTAGTCCAGCGCGGCGACGTAGGTGTCCATCGTCGCGTCGAAGAAGTCGTCGAGGTGGTCGCGGCGGTCCTCGCGGTGCGCCTCGTCGGCCTTCTTCAGGAAGATGCTCGTGTGCATGTCGACGAGCTTCTCGTTGGCCACGTCGCTGATGACCGGGGCCGTGAGTGCGGTCTTGAACGCGAAGTGCTTGACGTTCTGGCGTATCTTCATGCGTGGGCGGGGGTTGGGAGTGGAAGGGTAAGAACGTCCCGCCGCCGGCACGACGGCCGGAGTTCCCCGGGCTCAGGCGTGTTATCGCCTGACAGTGGACGGACGGACCCGTCAGCAGATTCGCTCGAATGGCAACCGACTTTAACCCCCGCACCGAAGCCTGCGCGTATGAGTGAGTCGTACGTCATCATCGGCGACGGTATCGCCGGTGGCTCCGCGGCCAAAACACTTCGGGAGGAGTCGCCCGACGCTGACATCGCCGTCCTGACGGACGAGGGCGAACCACTGTACAACCGCATCCTCATCAAGGAGTACGCGAAAGGCAAGATTCCGATGGAGGACCCCCTGTTCCTCCACGACGAGGAGTGGTACGAAGAGCGCGACATCGACCTCGAGCTCAACACCCACGTCACGACGGTCGACACCGACGAGAAGGTCGTCCGGACCCACGAGAGCGACGACTACGAGTACGACAAACTGCTGGTCGCGACCGGTGGGACGCCGACCCAGCTCCCCGTCGACAACTCCGACGCCGAGGGCGTCCACCACTTCTGGACGTTCCAGGACGCACGCGGTATCGCGGACCACTCGTCCGAGTCCGCGACCGGTATCGTCGTCGGCGCCGGCCTCCTCGGTATCGACTTCGCGGCGGTCTGTGGTGCCCGCGGCATCGACGCGAAGTACCTGATGCGCGGTGACTGCTGGTGGCGCTACGCCCTCAGCGAGGACGGCGGCGAGATCATCCACGAGGCCCTGCGCGACATGGGCGTCGAGCCGGTCTTCCAGTCCGGCGTCGACCACTTCGTCACCGACGACGACGGCGTCGTCACAGGCGCGGTCGACCCCAACGGCGAGGAGTACGAGGGCGACTTCGTCGGCGTCGCCATCGGCCTGAACTTCAACACCGAGTTCCTCCGCGGCTCCGGCATCGAGACGGACAACGGCATCGTCGTCGACGAGTTCATGCAGACCAACGTCGAGGACGTGTACGCGGCCGGTGACATCACCAAGTTCTACGACGTCATCCTCGAGGAACACGCCCAGAACGGCTCCTGGGACTCCGCGAAGAAGCAGGGTGCCGTCGCCGCCAAGAACATGGTCAACGGCCACGGCGCCGAGGAGTTCCGCCACGTCTCCTCGTACTCCATCTCGCACTTCAAGGACCT
This window of the Haloarchaeobius amylolyticus genome carries:
- a CDS encoding NAD(P)/FAD-dependent oxidoreductase; translation: MSESYVIIGDGIAGGSAAKTLREESPDADIAVLTDEGEPLYNRILIKEYAKGKIPMEDPLFLHDEEWYEERDIDLELNTHVTTVDTDEKVVRTHESDDYEYDKLLVATGGTPTQLPVDNSDAEGVHHFWTFQDARGIADHSSESATGIVVGAGLLGIDFAAVCGARGIDAKYLMRGDCWWRYALSEDGGEIIHEALRDMGVEPVFQSGVDHFVTDDDGVVTGAVDPNGEEYEGDFVGVAIGLNFNTEFLRGSGIETDNGIVVDEFMQTNVEDVYAAGDITKFYDVILEEHAQNGSWDSAKKQGAVAAKNMVNGHGAEEFRHVSSYSISHFKDLPFVSFGHPTLGDDDAERKYSDTEWRRLTFKNGKLIGGVLIGDLKLQSTFKRIIREERDLTGQKEVLLEEDFDAEMLEAPAQEQ
- a CDS encoding DUF6149 family protein; translated protein: MKIRQNVKHFAFKTALTAPVISDVANEKLVDMHTSIFLKKADEAHREDRRDHLDDFFDATMDTYVAALDYMPEAEAREITHIQANFDFFNHGWTEMMEFPSDELDQHYDRYESFFQAYGITIDDPLGDFHPEDGIADAPSTPEKLDDPEHPYAEGGFADDVYVETADGDLVVGGQEKPEDVDIADAPGMADAVEDEE
- a CDS encoding DUF1405 domain-containing protein produces the protein MRGFDDELPDRDSLPWYVAPVPKVVEDLGLRLVWLVVGINVLGTAFGFYYYGLDPTAPGFVAELSQFALEPVAAWPVVPDSPVATLFIALAFGAWALGRQNDYLTALAFFGCLKLGAWTPFVLLAFKGDFSYLHWAMYNFLFWSHLAMVLEGFVLHRLSDFPVRAVAVALLWYGFNDIVDYFVPIVGTPHHTLIPAEEITSSGVVHTPGPHRVAAAGAVVLTLLATFLSLSTRVKKLELRLDRE
- a CDS encoding homoserine kinase, producing MLTVRAPATSANLGSGFDVFGLALDAPADVVRVERADRTSIEVTGAGSQYIPEDPAQNTAGVVAEELDAPARILIDKGVRPASGLGSSAASAAAAAVALNELYDRGYSREELVHIAAEGEAVVSGAAHADNVAPSILGGFTIARDDGVTQVDASLPLVACLPDLVVSTRDARRVVPEQVTMEELVETVGSAATLTAGMHREDPDLVGRGLAETVVTPARAGLIEGYEAAKEAALEAGATGVTVSGAGPGVLAICRSEGDRRQVASALLDAFDDAGVDARAYQTRIGGGARVFR
- the pdxS gene encoding pyridoxal 5'-phosphate synthase lyase subunit PdxS, translating into MSEETDLEDLKRGTELVKRGFARMQKGGVIMDVVNAEQAKIAEECGAVAVMALEAVPADIRKRGGVARMADPADVKEIIDAVSIPVMGKSRIGHRKEAEILEAIGVDMIDESEVLTPADDAYHIDKREFTAPFVCGARNLGEALRRIDEGAAMIRTKGEAGTGDVNQAVHHQRTIKGAIRQLEGMNWEEREKWAREHEAPADLVHETAEMGRLPVVNFAAGGIATPADAALMMHHECDGIFVGSGIFGAEDPEAMGTAVVQAVNNWDDPEELAEISSNIGKGMKGDANVDLPEEEKMQGRGV
- a CDS encoding CGCGG family putative rSAM-modified RiPP protein — its product is MSLAPDSDAAPVTDHIHYTSWSANLEAPQHAEDRELVVAQAVEAVTFTASGTFVNLVTHANHGHPSGYLFEELDAVFGDDIITGYVDQCGCGGHVTRVVVK
- a CDS encoding NAD(P)/FAD-dependent oxidoreductase translates to MTVGIVGGGIAGLAAAYRLQQAGYEAQIFEASEDIGGLAAVYETAGQPIEKFYHHLSKSEETIVELAEELGVGDRLEWPYKSDAYYVDGVVHPMDKAWEIAAYPHLSFYDKFRLGMLTMEVDLRGGIPSFDTYDRLEDFEHVPIRDFVVEHTTRNVYESFFEPLLDAKFGSRKEDVSAAWLLGRIKFRGERDLLKGEQLGYFDGSFAVLIDALVEAVGRENVTTGARVSEVDTAGGQVSSLTVETDAGTESHDVDAVVVAAMPNVLEDLTGYTCDIDFQGTVCSVWSMDESITDTYWLNIKDEAPFGVLIEHTNFIPEERYGGEHLYYTASYIQDPSEDLWQMSDEEVEQHWQDGIQDLFPHFDPEMVNWVQTARNPRTAPVYERGYLDMVVPYDLADEVAEGVYYAGMASRAQYPERSLNGGIVAGYACADRIAGNAAAIRERERASEEQASLAE